A window from Mycolicibacterium tokaiense encodes these proteins:
- a CDS encoding nuclear transport factor 2 family protein, whose amino-acid sequence MSALDKLEIAELLYRYAELIDAGDFDGVGRLLGRGSFMGVAGAETIATLFANTTRRHPDHGNTPRTRHLVLNPIIEVDSGTARARSVFCVVQQTDTVALAPIVVGRYADTFAHDGQGWYFTERTVDVEMVGDVSDHLFIQMRTPKP is encoded by the coding sequence GTGAGCGCGCTCGACAAGCTCGAGATCGCCGAGCTGCTCTATCGCTATGCCGAGCTGATCGACGCCGGCGACTTCGATGGGGTGGGACGGCTGCTGGGCCGCGGCAGCTTCATGGGCGTGGCCGGTGCCGAGACCATCGCTACGCTCTTCGCGAACACCACCCGCCGCCATCCCGACCATGGCAACACCCCGCGCACCCGGCATCTGGTGCTCAACCCGATCATCGAGGTCGACTCTGGCACGGCGCGGGCGCGCTCGGTGTTCTGCGTGGTGCAACAGACCGACACCGTGGCTCTGGCGCCCATCGTGGTGGGCCGCTACGCAGACACCTTCGCCCACGACGGCCAGGGCTGGTACTTCACCGAACGCACCGTGGATGTCGAGATGGTGGGGGATGTGTCCGACCACCTGTTCATCCAGATGCGCACACCCAAGCCTTGA
- a CDS encoding DUF5319 domain-containing protein produces MRDHLPPGLPPDPFADDPADPSAALDAIEPGQPLDPQERTAVEADLADLAVYEALLAHKGIRGLVVCCDECQQDHYHDWDMLRANLLQLLIDGTVRPHEPAYDPEPDSYVTWDYCRGYADASLNEATSDSDGYR; encoded by the coding sequence GTGCGCGACCACCTCCCCCCGGGTTTGCCGCCCGACCCCTTCGCCGATGATCCTGCCGACCCGTCGGCGGCCCTCGACGCGATCGAGCCTGGGCAACCGCTCGATCCCCAGGAGCGCACCGCTGTGGAAGCGGATCTCGCCGACCTCGCGGTGTACGAAGCATTGTTGGCGCACAAGGGAATTCGCGGCCTGGTGGTCTGCTGTGACGAATGCCAGCAGGATCACTACCACGACTGGGACATGTTGCGGGCGAATCTGCTCCAGCTGTTGATCGACGGCACCGTCCGCCCGCACGAACCGGCCTACGACCCGGAACCCGACTCCTACGTCACCTGGGACTACTGCCGCGGTTACGCCGACGCCTCGCTGAACGAGGCCACGTCGGACAGTGACGGATATCGCTGA
- a CDS encoding threonine/serine ThrE exporter family protein, with the protein MTLGGRAAHSLVEGTVVESTPGRTGQAWLERQRGMLARMVRETDPPTDTLPRISATAGHDDADYRLVDEVLDLAGNIGAILMASGMSATSTMDQVTAVAAAYGVKRCEVDVINTTIHIAAYRGPSAPAASTLHIVQSRSIDFSRLAAVERLLDRIRAGQISPTDARQELSAIITAPHPYKRWIATLAWGALAYATAGTLGGTWLVCLISALSAMTIDRVNRRLNRHGLPFFFQYVVGGAIATAPPILLYWLGPTIGLQFRPSVAIAAGLVVLLAGLSLVGSVGDVISGAPVTAAGRFFELVMMTGATIAGVAIVLHFAYQFGAPFVAINGYAPPALAELPARVAFGAASAAAYALACYAERSAALAAGFGGAAGTVVFLAATGAGVGAVVASFAAAVAIGLVGRLMERRNLAPPLVVSIAGIVPLLPGLALLHGVYAILNDQHAVGFASVLSAFLVGTALAAGVTLGEWSSWKVRRRRLQARRGNRRLRLSGHAALSSAD; encoded by the coding sequence GTGACTCTTGGGGGCCGAGCGGCACATTCGTTGGTGGAGGGCACTGTGGTGGAGTCGACCCCTGGGCGCACGGGGCAGGCGTGGTTGGAGCGTCAGCGCGGAATGCTGGCCCGGATGGTGCGCGAGACCGATCCGCCCACCGACACCCTGCCGCGCATCTCCGCGACGGCCGGGCACGATGACGCCGACTACCGCCTGGTCGACGAGGTGCTCGACCTCGCAGGCAACATCGGCGCCATCCTGATGGCGTCGGGCATGTCCGCGACCTCCACCATGGATCAGGTGACGGCCGTCGCCGCCGCCTACGGCGTCAAGCGCTGCGAGGTCGACGTCATCAACACGACCATCCACATCGCCGCCTACCGCGGACCGTCCGCTCCGGCGGCCAGCACATTGCACATCGTGCAGTCGCGCTCCATCGACTTCAGCCGCCTGGCCGCAGTCGAGCGCCTGCTGGACCGCATCCGTGCCGGCCAGATCTCGCCGACCGACGCGCGTCAGGAGCTGAGCGCCATCATCACCGCGCCGCACCCGTACAAGCGTTGGATCGCCACCCTGGCCTGGGGTGCGCTGGCCTACGCCACCGCCGGCACCCTGGGCGGCACCTGGCTGGTGTGCCTGATCAGTGCCTTGAGTGCGATGACCATCGACCGGGTGAACCGCCGGCTCAACCGGCACGGCCTGCCGTTCTTCTTCCAGTACGTGGTGGGCGGGGCCATCGCGACGGCGCCGCCGATCCTGTTGTACTGGCTCGGTCCCACCATCGGGCTGCAATTCAGGCCCAGCGTGGCGATCGCGGCAGGCCTGGTGGTACTGCTGGCCGGGCTGTCACTGGTCGGGTCGGTGGGCGACGTCATCAGCGGCGCTCCGGTGACCGCGGCGGGCCGGTTCTTCGAGCTGGTGATGATGACCGGGGCGACCATCGCCGGGGTGGCCATCGTGCTGCACTTCGCCTACCAATTCGGTGCGCCGTTCGTCGCCATCAACGGCTATGCGCCCCCGGCCCTGGCCGAACTGCCCGCCCGCGTGGCCTTCGGCGCGGCCAGCGCGGCGGCCTACGCCCTGGCCTGTTATGCCGAACGCAGCGCGGCGCTGGCCGCCGGATTCGGCGGAGCGGCCGGCACGGTGGTGTTCCTGGCCGCCACCGGCGCCGGGGTGGGCGCTGTGGTGGCATCATTCGCCGCGGCTGTCGCCATCGGGCTGGTGGGCCGGCTGATGGAGCGGCGCAACCTGGCACCGCCGCTGGTCGTCTCGATCGCGGGCATTGTGCCGCTGCTGCCCGGTCTGGCTCTGCTGCACGGCGTATACGCCATCCTCAACGATCAGCACGCCGTCGGCTTCGCCTCGGTGCTGAGCGCGTTCTTGGTCGGCACCGCGTTGGCCGCCGGCGTCACGCTCGGTGAGTGGAGCTCGTGGAAGGTGCGCCGCCGGCGTCTCCAGGCCCGCCGCGGCAACCGCCGGCTGCGCCTGTCCGGGCACGCTGCGCTCAGCTCAGCGGACTGA
- the groES gene encoding co-chaperone GroES, whose product MASVNIKPLEDKILVQANEAETTTASGLVIPDTAKEKPQEGTVVAVGPGRWDEDGEKRIPLDVSEGDVVIYSKYGGTEIKYGGEEYLILSARDVLAVVSK is encoded by the coding sequence GTGGCGAGCGTCAACATCAAGCCACTCGAGGACAAGATCCTCGTTCAGGCCAACGAGGCCGAGACCACCACCGCGTCCGGTCTGGTCATCCCCGACACCGCCAAGGAGAAGCCGCAGGAAGGCACCGTCGTCGCAGTTGGCCCCGGCCGCTGGGATGAGGATGGCGAGAAGCGGATTCCCCTGGACGTGTCGGAAGGCGACGTCGTTATCTACAGCAAGTACGGCGGCACCGAGATCAAGTACGGCGGCGAGGAATACCTGATCCTGTCGGCCCGCGACGTGCTGGCTGTCGTCTCCAAGTAA
- a CDS encoding DUF4349 domain-containing protein: protein MTLRYWVALVLGLFAVATMLTACGGGGESSRPESGSGVAADNVAPVPQNVPGEAPIAKRDVVKTATMQITVADPSAAADEAAVLVEEADGRVDSRTEDAGSGTGRAQTSIVLRVPVAELDTVVRELKELGTVEFAETTAEDVTAQRVDLDARIRALQTSVDRLLAIMAEARDPEALITAEEALSQRQAELDSLRAQRQALGEQIDFSTVSVSFTAERIGGPAQYQGFFGQVERGWDTLVSALGSAVLLFGLVLPWLLLLAAFAAVCYGLTRWLGRGKRTPAPTAAAPPAPVPAAPPAETEE from the coding sequence ATGACACTGCGGTACTGGGTTGCGCTGGTGCTCGGCTTGTTCGCTGTCGCGACGATGCTGACCGCGTGCGGTGGGGGTGGCGAATCCTCCCGGCCGGAATCCGGATCGGGGGTGGCCGCCGACAACGTCGCCCCTGTGCCGCAGAACGTGCCGGGGGAGGCGCCGATCGCCAAGCGCGACGTCGTGAAGACCGCAACCATGCAGATCACGGTGGCCGATCCGTCCGCTGCCGCCGACGAGGCCGCGGTACTGGTCGAGGAAGCCGACGGTCGGGTGGACAGCCGCACCGAAGACGCCGGATCGGGCACCGGGCGCGCGCAGACCTCGATCGTGCTGCGGGTACCGGTCGCCGAGCTCGACACCGTGGTGCGCGAGCTCAAGGAACTGGGCACGGTCGAGTTCGCCGAAACCACCGCCGAGGACGTCACTGCCCAACGGGTGGACCTGGACGCGCGCATCCGGGCGCTACAGACCTCGGTGGACCGGCTGTTGGCCATCATGGCCGAGGCCCGCGACCCGGAGGCGTTGATCACCGCCGAGGAGGCGCTGTCGCAGCGCCAGGCCGAACTCGACAGCCTGCGCGCGCAGCGCCAGGCGCTCGGCGAGCAGATCGACTTCAGCACGGTGAGCGTCTCTTTCACCGCCGAGCGGATCGGCGGGCCGGCTCAGTACCAGGGCTTCTTCGGGCAGGTCGAGCGCGGCTGGGACACGCTGGTGTCGGCCCTCGGCAGCGCGGTACTGCTGTTCGGGCTGGTGCTGCCGTGGTTGCTGCTGCTGGCCGCTTTCGCCGCCGTCTGTTACGGCCTGACCCGGTGGCTCGGCCGCGGAAAACGCACGCCCGCGCCCACCGCCGCGGCCCCACCCGCGCCGGTGCCCGCGGCGCCACCCGCCGAGACCGAGGAGTAG
- the groL gene encoding chaperonin GroEL (60 kDa chaperone family; promotes refolding of misfolded polypeptides especially under stressful conditions; forms two stacked rings of heptamers to form a barrel-shaped 14mer; ends can be capped by GroES; misfolded proteins enter the barrel where they are refolded when GroES binds) — MSKQIEFNETARRAMETGVDKLADAVKVTLGPRGRHVVLAKAFGGPVVTNDGVTIAREIDLEDPFENLGAQLVKSVATKTNDVAGDGTTTATVLAQAIVKAGLRNVAAGANPIALGSGIGKAADAVSEALLAAATPVSGKTSIAQVATVSSRDEEVGELVGEAMTKVGSDGVVSVEESSTLHTELEVTEGVGFDKGFLSAYFVTDFDSQEAVLEDALVLLHRDKISSLPDLLPLLEKVAESGKPLLIVAEDVEGEALSTLVVNAIRKTLKAVAVKAPFFGDRRKAFLEDLAIVTGAQVVNPDVGLVLREAGLDVLGSARRVVVSKDDTVIVDGGGTKEALTGRVAQLRSEIENTDSDWDREKLEERLAKLAGGVAVIKVGAATETALKERKHRVEDAVAAAKAAVEEGIVAGGGSALVQARKALESLKSSLSGDEALGVDVFSSALSAPLFWIATNAGLDGAVVVSKVEGAEVNHGFNAATLTYGDLVAEGVIDPVKVTRSAVLNAASVARMILTTETAVVEKPAPVEDDGHGHGHHGHTH, encoded by the coding sequence ATGAGTAAGCAGATCGAATTCAACGAAACTGCCCGTCGCGCCATGGAGACCGGCGTCGACAAGCTCGCCGACGCGGTCAAGGTGACCCTGGGCCCGCGTGGTCGCCACGTCGTCCTGGCCAAGGCGTTCGGCGGACCCGTCGTGACCAACGATGGTGTCACCATCGCCCGTGAGATCGACCTGGAGGACCCGTTCGAGAACCTGGGTGCCCAGCTGGTCAAGTCGGTGGCCACCAAGACCAACGACGTCGCCGGCGACGGCACCACCACCGCCACGGTGTTGGCACAGGCCATCGTCAAGGCCGGTCTGCGCAACGTCGCCGCCGGTGCCAACCCGATCGCCCTCGGTTCGGGAATCGGCAAGGCCGCCGACGCGGTGTCCGAGGCCCTGCTGGCCGCGGCCACCCCGGTGTCGGGCAAGACCTCCATCGCCCAGGTCGCCACCGTCTCCTCGCGCGACGAGGAAGTGGGCGAGCTGGTCGGCGAAGCCATGACCAAGGTCGGCAGCGACGGTGTGGTCAGCGTCGAGGAGTCCTCGACCCTGCACACCGAGCTCGAGGTCACCGAGGGCGTCGGCTTCGACAAGGGTTTCCTGTCGGCGTACTTCGTCACCGACTTCGACTCCCAGGAAGCCGTCCTGGAAGACGCGCTGGTGCTGCTGCACCGCGACAAGATCAGCTCGCTTCCCGACCTGCTGCCGTTGCTGGAGAAGGTCGCCGAATCCGGCAAGCCGCTGCTGATCGTCGCCGAGGACGTCGAAGGGGAGGCGCTGTCCACCCTGGTGGTCAACGCCATCCGCAAGACGCTCAAGGCCGTGGCCGTCAAGGCGCCGTTCTTCGGCGACCGCCGCAAGGCGTTCCTGGAGGACCTCGCCATCGTCACCGGCGCACAGGTGGTCAACCCCGATGTGGGCCTGGTACTGCGTGAAGCGGGTCTCGACGTGCTGGGCAGCGCCCGCCGCGTCGTGGTCAGCAAGGACGACACCGTGATCGTCGACGGTGGCGGCACCAAGGAGGCCCTGACCGGCCGGGTGGCGCAACTGCGCTCGGAGATCGAGAACACCGATTCCGACTGGGACCGCGAGAAGCTGGAAGAGCGGCTGGCCAAGCTGGCCGGCGGCGTGGCCGTCATCAAGGTCGGCGCTGCCACCGAGACCGCGCTCAAGGAGCGCAAGCACCGCGTCGAGGACGCGGTGGCAGCGGCCAAGGCTGCGGTCGAGGAGGGCATCGTCGCCGGCGGCGGCTCCGCATTGGTGCAGGCTCGCAAGGCGCTCGAGAGCCTGAAGTCGTCGCTGTCCGGCGACGAGGCCCTGGGTGTCGACGTGTTCAGCAGTGCGTTGTCGGCGCCGCTGTTCTGGATCGCCACCAACGCCGGTCTCGACGGCGCCGTGGTGGTCAGCAAGGTGGAGGGTGCCGAGGTCAACCACGGCTTCAACGCCGCCACCCTGACCTACGGCGACCTGGTGGCCGAGGGTGTCATCGACCCGGTGAAGGTGACCCGTTCCGCGGTGCTCAACGCCGCGTCGGTGGCCCGCATGATTCTGACCACGGAGACGGCTGTCGTCGAGAAGCCGGCCCCGGTCGAGGATGACGGGCACGGGCACGGCCATCACGGCCACACCCACTAG
- a CDS encoding anti-sigma-D factor RsdA — protein MPDFGRGPSEPESLDDINRSDRLLDALAGGQQRIRPGDAGEAELLNLLEGWRDGVRAPGTNVLSEQDAVSALHRGLSQPSPQTKGARRHLAVVGSVAAAVLCIGGFGAVVAGAGPGDSLYGMRTALFGEPQSVRDDRVALAAQTEMAEVQRLIDQGDWDQAQQKLQTLTTSVVQVEDATRQQQLVDEWNLLNVKVESQDPAATLPPPEPGAPPLTLPEITLPSETTSPETTSPETTSPDTTAPDTTTPDTTTAPSETTSPSETSPPSETSPTTTEPSPTPTSTPATTTPSPTTTASSTTSRPPTTTTTTTTSARPTTSTTTTTTAVAEAEESASTPVTTTAAEAVVPSTTLMEVETGTPAPSAESEAPQAPETAVSTPTTTTVPNGPLIQLPIPGLN, from the coding sequence ATGCCTGATTTCGGGAGGGGTCCAAGCGAGCCGGAATCGCTGGACGACATCAACCGCAGTGACCGTCTGCTCGACGCGCTGGCCGGTGGCCAGCAGCGCATCCGCCCCGGGGACGCGGGCGAGGCCGAGCTGCTGAACCTGCTGGAGGGCTGGCGCGACGGTGTGCGCGCCCCCGGCACCAACGTGCTCAGCGAACAGGACGCGGTCAGCGCCCTGCACCGCGGACTGTCTCAGCCCTCCCCGCAGACCAAGGGCGCACGGAGGCATCTCGCTGTCGTGGGTTCCGTGGCCGCTGCGGTGCTGTGCATCGGTGGGTTCGGCGCCGTCGTGGCCGGCGCCGGCCCGGGTGACTCGCTCTACGGCATGCGCACCGCGTTGTTCGGTGAACCGCAGTCGGTGCGAGACGATCGGGTGGCGTTGGCCGCCCAGACCGAGATGGCCGAGGTCCAGCGGCTGATCGACCAGGGCGACTGGGATCAGGCGCAGCAGAAGCTGCAGACCCTGACCACCTCGGTGGTGCAGGTCGAAGACGCCACCCGCCAGCAGCAGCTGGTCGACGAGTGGAATCTGCTGAACGTGAAGGTGGAGAGCCAGGATCCAGCGGCCACCTTGCCGCCGCCCGAGCCGGGCGCTCCGCCGCTGACCCTGCCGGAGATCACGCTCCCGTCGGAGACCACATCGCCGGAGACCACATCACCGGAGACCACGTCGCCCGACACGACGGCGCCCGACACGACGACGCCCGACACGACGACGGCGCCGTCGGAGACCACCTCTCCGTCGGAGACCAGCCCGCCGTCGGAGACGAGCCCGACCACCACCGAGCCGAGCCCGACCCCCACGTCGACGCCGGCGACCACCACACCATCACCGACGACCACGGCGAGCAGCACGACCAGCCGGCCGCCTACCACGACGACGACCACCACCACGTCCGCGCGCCCGACAACGAGCACGACGACCACCACCACTGCGGTGGCGGAAGCCGAGGAGTCGGCGTCGACGCCGGTCACGACGACGGCGGCCGAGGCTGTGGTGCCCAGCACCACGTTGATGGAGGTGGAAACGGGAACTCCCGCGCCGTCAGCTGAGTCGGAAGCCCCGCAGGCTCCGGAGACGGCGGTGAGCACACCCACCACGACGACGGTCCCGAATGGACCGCTGATTCAGCTGCCCATCCCGGGCTTGAACTGA
- the solA gene encoding N-methyl-L-tryptophan oxidase has product MTGTTRAGVVVVGLGSMGSMALWQLAERGVDVVGVEQFGRVHTWGAYAGESRLFRVAAKEGRVFTPALLRARELWVQLGAAYGQDLLIPAGALSVGPRGHPDLEAGLAAIADLSLPHEVLDAGQLRARFPQFYADDGDIGVLDTLGGVVRPELAVVAATELALARGATTHYGTTVKAIEPGPAGVRVVTDHGDLLAERAVVSAGPWTARLLPELDDVVKVVSYPLIWFLPRHIDMFTPDRLPGFMRDLHGVHAFGIPSLDGYSIKATPDMHLPLADDWSDRTTALTDAQLQRAGVQMQKMIPDLIPAASRWSVHAESLAANKMPIIDSMAEGRIVVATALSGNGFKFAPVWGEVLADLAAVGESRFSEAVFTVDHHKKFALWGVSATRTG; this is encoded by the coding sequence ATGACGGGCACAACCCGGGCGGGGGTGGTCGTCGTCGGTCTCGGGTCCATGGGGTCGATGGCGTTGTGGCAGTTGGCCGAACGCGGTGTCGACGTGGTGGGCGTCGAGCAGTTCGGCCGGGTTCACACCTGGGGCGCGTACGCCGGTGAGTCACGGTTGTTCCGGGTGGCTGCCAAAGAGGGCAGGGTGTTCACTCCGGCACTGCTGCGCGCACGCGAACTCTGGGTGCAGCTGGGTGCGGCGTACGGCCAGGACCTGCTGATCCCCGCGGGCGCGCTGAGCGTGGGGCCACGTGGCCATCCCGACCTGGAGGCCGGCCTGGCGGCCATCGCCGATCTGTCTCTGCCGCATGAGGTACTCGACGCCGGGCAGCTGCGGGCCCGCTTTCCACAGTTCTACGCCGATGACGGGGACATCGGGGTGCTGGACACCCTCGGCGGGGTGGTGCGGCCCGAGTTGGCGGTGGTGGCGGCCACCGAGCTGGCGCTGGCGCGCGGCGCCACCACCCACTACGGCACCACGGTGAAAGCCATCGAGCCCGGCCCGGCGGGCGTCCGGGTGGTCACCGACCACGGCGACCTGTTGGCCGAGAGGGCAGTGGTGAGCGCTGGGCCGTGGACCGCGCGGCTGCTGCCGGAGCTGGACGATGTCGTCAAGGTGGTCAGCTACCCGCTGATCTGGTTCCTGCCCCGCCACATCGACATGTTCACGCCGGACCGCCTTCCGGGGTTCATGCGTGACCTGCACGGTGTGCACGCGTTCGGCATACCCAGCCTCGACGGCTACAGCATCAAGGCCACTCCCGACATGCATCTCCCGCTGGCCGACGACTGGTCCGACCGCACCACCGCACTGACCGATGCGCAGCTGCAGCGAGCCGGCGTCCAGATGCAGAAGATGATCCCCGACCTGATCCCGGCCGCGTCCCGGTGGTCGGTGCACGCAGAATCGTTGGCCGCCAACAAGATGCCCATCATCGACAGCATGGCCGAGGGCCGCATCGTGGTGGCGACCGCGCTGAGTGGCAACGGATTCAAATTTGCGCCCGTCTGGGGCGAGGTGTTGGCGGATCTCGCCGCCGTGGGGGAGTCCCGATTCTCCGAGGCGGTCTTCACCGTCGATCACCACAAGAAGTTCGCGCTCTGGGGAGTGAGCGCAACCCGCACCGGCTAG
- a CDS encoding nuclear transport factor 2 family protein: MSYPKMLAVLVCSLIALAAAPRAGAEEAAPDNITIVADAFNRGVGAPDTFYGILADDVHWTVARAEAPSTYTSRQEFLANGSGPITSRLNGQITAEVHELIAQGDQVVARWRGTATARDGLPYVNEYNWVMTMAGGQVTRVVAYLDLVALDELLTRVPV; the protein is encoded by the coding sequence ATGTCATACCCGAAAATGCTTGCCGTACTTGTCTGTTCGCTGATCGCGCTGGCCGCCGCGCCACGCGCCGGCGCCGAGGAGGCTGCGCCCGACAACATCACGATCGTGGCCGATGCGTTCAACCGCGGTGTCGGCGCCCCCGACACGTTCTACGGAATCCTGGCCGACGACGTGCACTGGACGGTGGCCCGCGCCGAGGCGCCCTCCACCTACACCTCGCGGCAGGAGTTCCTGGCCAACGGCTCCGGCCCCATCACGTCGCGCCTGAACGGTCAGATCACCGCCGAGGTGCACGAGCTGATCGCCCAGGGCGATCAGGTGGTGGCACGGTGGCGCGGAACGGCCACCGCCCGTGACGGCCTGCCGTATGTCAACGAATACAACTGGGTGATGACCATGGCGGGTGGTCAGGTGACCCGGGTGGTCGCCTATCTGGACCTGGTGGCCCTCGACGAACTGCTCACCCGGGTGCCCGTCTAG
- a CDS encoding 3-deoxy-7-phosphoheptulonate synthase, with translation MNLAQIAPQNTSDRRIRSFSEIPSPHDVLTEFPLGARRAERVARDRDEIADILAGRDDRLLVVVGPCSVHDPAAALEYASRLVKIADELRDRLKIVMRVYFEKPRTTIGWKGLINDPDMDGTFDVARGLRTARQLLLDIIDIGLPVGCEFLEPTSPQYIADAVAWGAIGARTTESQVHRQLASGLSMPVGFKNGTDGNVQVAVDGVGAASAAHVFFGMDDMGRGALVSTMGNDDCHVILRGGTDGPNYDAAAVTSAAATLATAGLPGRVVIDCSHANSGKDHIRQAVVATEVAQLVRDGLPISGVMLESFLVAGAQSPDARPLTYGQSVTDKCMDWAATDSVLRELARG, from the coding sequence GTGAACCTGGCGCAGATCGCCCCTCAGAACACCTCCGACCGGCGAATCCGCAGTTTCAGCGAGATCCCCAGCCCGCACGACGTGCTCACCGAATTCCCGCTGGGCGCCCGCCGCGCCGAGCGGGTGGCCCGCGACCGTGACGAAATCGCCGACATCCTGGCCGGTCGCGACGACCGCCTGCTCGTGGTGGTCGGGCCGTGCTCGGTGCACGACCCGGCGGCTGCGCTGGAGTACGCCAGCCGGCTGGTCAAGATCGCCGACGAACTGCGCGACCGGCTCAAGATCGTGATGCGGGTGTACTTCGAGAAGCCCCGCACCACGATCGGCTGGAAAGGCCTGATCAACGACCCGGACATGGACGGCACCTTCGACGTGGCGCGTGGCCTGCGCACCGCCCGCCAGCTGTTGCTCGACATCATCGACATCGGCCTGCCGGTGGGCTGCGAGTTCCTCGAACCCACCAGCCCGCAGTACATCGCCGACGCGGTGGCGTGGGGCGCCATCGGCGCCCGTACCACCGAGTCGCAGGTGCACCGCCAGCTGGCCTCGGGACTGTCGATGCCGGTCGGGTTCAAGAACGGCACCGACGGCAACGTCCAGGTGGCCGTCGACGGTGTGGGCGCTGCATCGGCCGCGCATGTGTTCTTCGGGATGGACGACATGGGCCGCGGCGCGTTGGTGAGCACCATGGGTAACGACGACTGCCACGTCATCCTGCGCGGCGGTACCGACGGCCCCAATTACGATGCCGCCGCGGTGACTTCGGCCGCTGCCACCTTGGCCACGGCCGGCCTGCCGGGTCGCGTCGTGATCGACTGCAGCCACGCCAATTCCGGGAAGGATCACATCCGCCAGGCCGTGGTGGCCACCGAGGTGGCACAGCTGGTGCGCGACGGCCTGCCGATCAGCGGAGTGATGCTGGAGAGCTTCCTGGTCGCCGGTGCACAGTCCCCTGATGCCCGGCCGTTGACCTACGGCCAGTCGGTCACCGACAAGTGCATGGACTGGGCGGCAACCGATTCGGTGTTGCGCGAGCTGGCCCGCGGCTAG
- a CDS encoding sigma-70 family RNA polymerase sigma factor: MTIPGERLDAVVADAVAGDRNALREVLETIRPIVVRYVRARIGTAERSGLSADDVAQEVCLAAMQALPRYQDQGRPFLAFVYGIAAHKVADAHRAAGRNKADPTDVVPERFSVDAGPEQLAMNADAASRMDALLKILPEKQREILILRVVVGMSAEEVAEAVGSTAGAVRVAQHRALARLKNEITATGFDYA; encoded by the coding sequence ATGACAATTCCAGGAGAACGTCTCGACGCCGTCGTTGCTGACGCGGTGGCCGGCGATCGGAATGCGCTCCGGGAAGTGCTGGAGACCATCCGCCCGATCGTCGTCCGCTACGTGCGGGCACGCATCGGAACCGCGGAACGCAGCGGTCTCTCAGCTGATGACGTGGCTCAGGAGGTGTGCTTGGCCGCCATGCAGGCGTTGCCGCGGTACCAAGATCAGGGACGACCGTTCCTGGCCTTTGTGTACGGCATTGCAGCGCACAAGGTAGCTGACGCACATCGTGCGGCCGGCCGGAACAAGGCTGACCCCACTGATGTCGTGCCCGAGCGCTTCAGCGTGGACGCGGGTCCCGAACAGCTTGCGATGAACGCCGACGCGGCGTCCCGCATGGATGCGCTGTTGAAGATCCTGCCGGAGAAGCAGCGCGAGATCCTGATCCTGCGTGTGGTGGTCGGAATGTCCGCCGAAGAGGTGGCCGAGGCCGTGGGCAGTACCGCGGGTGCGGTGCGGGTTGCCCAGCACCGGGCGCTGGCTCGGTTGAAGAACGAGATCACGGCGACGGGGTTCGACTATGCCTGA
- a CDS encoding WhiB family transcriptional regulator, with protein MPQPQQLPGPNADIWDWQMQGHCRGVDSSMFFHPDGERGRARAQREMRAKEMCRRCPVIAQCRSHALAVGEPYGIWGGLSESERELLLKRGIRRTA; from the coding sequence ATGCCACAGCCGCAACAGCTACCTGGCCCCAACGCCGACATCTGGGACTGGCAGATGCAGGGACATTGCCGGGGCGTCGATTCCTCGATGTTCTTCCACCCCGATGGTGAGCGTGGCCGCGCCCGGGCGCAGCGTGAAATGCGCGCCAAGGAGATGTGCCGTCGTTGCCCGGTGATCGCACAGTGCCGTTCGCACGCGCTGGCAGTCGGCGAGCCGTACGGCATCTGGGGAGGGCTCTCGGAGTCCGAGCGTGAACTTCTGCTCAAGCGCGGGATACGCCGCACCGCCTGA